atttaacaatatgttatcatatttatttctcatattattcaattttttgaaatcCTTTATCACTTCTATGAATTTCatgttattaaaatatatataatttttttctctatataattctttattttttaaatatatttaaaaaaaaattaatacactTATCCACTATTTAGTTTACTTTTTTGTTGTCTACTATTTTatgatttatattatgtgtaattttatattctgaaaaaaatacaatctagcttttaaacatatttatatatgtttacgataagtaattatttatattaaataataatagtataacATATTCAATAATAATGGACAAAATGCTTTCATTAATGGAATAAAATTGATTTAActatatagaatataaaataagtactTTTCTAAGTATTCAtactaattataaaataaaatgtaatataacataataaagaACTAAATTATTAGAGATGAAATTCGacaattattaatattatacataaaataatttctttcttACAGTTTCATATTCTCATTACATATAACgtagataataaaataaaaataaatttccatatatattaaataatgctatattaaaaaatatgcaacataataatttttcattatctaAATAGATCCTAcccattttctttttcctatTTCATAGATATTATTCTCCTTAAtgattacataaaaaaaaaacatatatacgtaaattGGTTTTAtgatgataaataaaaaagaaataaaacttCTTTCCATGATCATATACCAGTTAAATAATAGTTcgctttaaaaataaataaaaaaatgcaattatatatttaaaaaatattaagattAATAAAGCTTAATAATGCTCTTTTGCtgtatatatgatatataacacaaaaaaaattaacagaatttgcttatattaatatatttataatatatattataattattaattatcattttcttattttcttaatagaaacattataatttattattatatctattatatatagaagaaaattataaataatatagaaataaatgattgaaaattttaataatataacatattataattattattatattcataaaaaataatatatatgttaattttatataatcataacataacatgtatattatacaacatataaacatttaaCGCAATTAAATTTGatagtatattattattatgctgcaaatataaatgcttgggcttgtttttttttatttatatagaactattttagtaaataaattataaatttttaaattcaaatTAATGTATCCCaacgttttttattttgacattaattgaaataaaattgaacAGATAAAACTGATGATATCATCAACTAAATCATccagtaatataaaatatactgttttctatatatttaaccTAAAATAATTAGCATATAATCGTTTTagtgatatattatatagattaattaaattaatagaattatgtcttaaaataattttcaggGTAtcagtatattttattacatgatatttgatataattaTCACGTATTTATTATCTATCCAGTAatacaataattatttttctaagGTTTCATGTATAAAATTGCATTAATGTTAATGTCTTatgttaataaaagtaaaatattatttctgcAATATCTCAATATTTCACTTAcattcttattatatatttattgatgGCTTTACtgtgtaatataatattccaAGAATTAAACCTTCTATTCTTCATATCagtatgaaaatatatctCCAAtacagaataatatataaattactaatttcctgaataataataacctATGTTAATTCTTTCCCGTTCGAAATGCGAAATCTCATTATCAGGCGAACTTTCCGATAATTTACATGATACTTCTGGAATTATGTTCTGcagtattcttttttttataattagaCAATTATGAATCCTTGATCCAAGGGGACtaaacttttatataaaacgaaaaagaatgaaatacgttatatatatatacaacaataataatgttttaaCGAAAATCAAAATCAATTTTGTTCTgaattttgataatttttaactataattcatataataccttatacaaaaaaaaaaagtaataagaaatattccTAGTAACGTGAAACACAGAGTTATAGCTGTCTTCAATTCAGGTGAAATAGAACAATTATAGGTAACATTATTTCTTTCACACGAATCACCATCACCTACActctattttaattttggCCACAATATCTCAATCTTTTGTTCCCATAATTTTGTGTTACTTTCACAATCAGGTTTTCCAGATATATATTCAACTTTTTTGCTGTTTAACCattcatttaataaactACAGAAAACATCcttattaatactattacTTTCACCAATTTTTACATGTAATATCTGTCTCATTTTATAACTATTGTCAAGCTTACAtccaatattatataaatccTTATCTGTTTCCTTTATAggatttaataaattatatattgctGAAGATTCTGCAATCACATATTCTtgattaaaatatgaaaaaattaagtctTTCTTACTTTTGTctaaataatgaataataaattaaaaaaataaaatgaactaaaagtaagaaaatacaaatatattaaaaatattaataaattaaagcgaaataatatatacaatataatataccaattaatttataaaaattattaggtATATGAAGTGtataactatatatttaCCGTCATCCTTAAATTatactaaattttattaaattaacaGTAAGAAAGTGTAATATTCACGCATATagttctttatattttatgtaaaaaatatattaatatttacattattttctatattacataagaaaatgaaaatttaaacattttattagcacataatattttaagcGTGAATAACAATGTAAACAgacataaaattttcataaatacttcatttaataatttaaacaatACAGaaccatttttcatttaataactttaaaaaaactgatattttaatatattttgcatCAACgacttataatatttaaccTAATTAACAAATGgttatttacattaaaatttaGAGTATCGcgtaaaatgaaattttattttttctaataaaattaattctagttaatttattaaatatcattcatttataataagtgtaaaacaaatattttttttttattttaaaacagtacatagataaaaaaaatatatacatgaattgTTAAGCTAAATGGTtaaatttatcttttattattacacgCAGCGCGTAAAACAAAgtagttaaatatattatgtaaacagtactaataataagaaataaaattaaaaaataatggttaaattattctataatttttttcatatattatttatatataatacaaaaaggAGGTTCCTTCAAACATTTCTACATCTCTAGTTTAAGTATTTTGTACctgtaaaatgtataatcctattatttttatatttaatttattttaccctattatatatacatacaactTATGAATTTAGAAATTAACATAACATAAACCATttgttacaaaaaatatttcaataaaacatgtaaaatattttgttctgGATTGCttatataattctaaaattatggtaatttatatgaattaaaaatgttctGAACGAATAAACTACATTACATTCCATATAAACAACaaagaaatgaaatttttttttcattacttatgaatttttatgtaataattgaaaatgaaaatcacattaagataaatatattaatattatgttcacttgtaaaatttttaaatattgaaaaCTTAGATTTTTctcttaaaatttaaaaaattataaatattactcaATTTCATGTTATATTTctctaaatataattatgcgAAAAAGTATcataagtataaaaaaagaattcatTGATTTTTcctaaataaattttttttttataatattaaatatatttaagaaatacataaaatgttattttcAGATGTTTCTTTTACGACTACAATGACTTCTCAtttatcttatatatataaagtgtttttatcaaaaataaaattaaccgtctatacaatattttctaatataaagtatcattatatgtataatataatattattcatatttttacataattgtataaattttacggatattaaaaaatgctaaaattaataaaattagagCGTCAATCAATATTAATGCTGAATAAGCCAAATTCtaaattgtaatttattcaaattatatttttgaaacatattttattaaaaaattttattaagtacatttttcttttttatttacatatattttataaagaaaaatctaAGAACACTTAATTACAGATGATTATATTATAGTTCCAGTAAACAAATATAGTTTAAATGAAGCATATAGCACACAAAagcatataaacataatacaatggaaaatgttatttatatgttaattttttttgtattatgaAGTATATTTTGTACGCAATTaaagttaaataatttatgatatattaatatatattactaaagTAATTATAATTCTTAGCGTAGATTGTTACTCGTAATTCAAAGCTATCATGATATCAACCATATGAACAAACACACTATATTTATAgtgtttaatttaataaataattttgttaattttattatattttgttacataatatatgtttatcatataataaataattactaaCATACTCCCTtgatttttaatattattagatattagtaatatacataattttattttcttttattattaaaaaacataatttacaCTTAATTATTTGAAGTACTCCCTTATTACgtcttttaattatttttcatttgtttcaTTAAATCATTCAGAAAATACACTAACTAATTATGACTATTATTTCAATATCCCTTTAATTCTTATCAAAGTAATTCATTCACAGCATAATATGTCATCATAATATTTACTATTCTTATGAATAATTATTAGTAataacttttcttttttcctttctttttaacttaatttttatacgAACATAATTCACCTTCATACAGATAAATTACAATCtttacaattatattaaaaaaatatatatgttttttctgaatatcaaaattttgtaaaatttctatttttaaaattgaatttaataatattttaaaaaaatatatatttattttccattaCGTATTACGTCAATTCAACTTTTTTATGGTTAATTTCTTTGATGTTAATATGATAATGTtgtataagtaaaaatattaaggaTATTAATGCATGAATAATGCATATTTAAATActaatttaattatgtatttacataatattgtattattaaaatataataactgAAATGTTCTGTTCAAatcattattaaatataattatatatttttttttttaagtattcatatttttcttaatatattctACATTAAAAgcaattttaaaagaaatgtaaaaattaatttacaattatgtttattttaagaatattgaaatactcttttaaaaaatatttcttcaataaaaatagtaagaaattatatagtacattaattatattcattaatatataccttttaatataataacaaatctttttttatataaattagaaactcattaaaaatattttttattaagaacCTTTCTGCagtaatacatattttcGGATTATCACCTTAAAATTCGTATAATCaacacatttttttcatttatatttcctttgtacttttaatataaaatatgagaatataattatattctaaaacgcaatttattataaatttaaggTTAATGGACATATAATTTGTGTTTCCATTTCCAttcttcatataatttttatataattaatttaaaatttataaattatatattatttttcattataaacaaatatttatttaataattttaaaggtTTATTCgtcttaatttttaatattgttccttaaaatgaatttatatatatatatgtcataatatacttttgctaaatattatatttgtgtTTTCTGTTCTACattgaatataaaaacaaattatattatatcataaGAGTAGTGAAT
The Plasmodium brasilianum strain Bolivian I chromosome Unknown PB_00_16, whole genome shotgun sequence genome window above contains:
- a CDS encoding PIR protein, translating into MKNGSVLFKLLNEVFMKILYKSKKDLIFSYFNQEYVIAESSAIYNLLNPIKETDKDLYNIGCKLDNSYKMRQILHVKIGESNSINKDVFCSLLNEWLNSKKVEYISGKPDCESNTKLWEQKIEILWPKLK